In one window of Gloeocapsopsis sp. IPPAS B-1203 DNA:
- a CDS encoding peptidoglycan-binding protein, which translates to MWCRWSTTIAAVTFGVTAGLVSYEMTSVAQQRYYYTPGEFRVTLRGLGYDIPEEGPLTDEATRNAIRDFQQRYGLQADGVAGPQTQSTAAELMRNLHGSLNLVVNPVPPLPRNQFYTTLTESAVEQFQEQANLETTGTANLETRIRLDQEARRILSGEEPTPTATPSPTPSPTASPSPTPTPTTTPSPTPTPTESPTPFPTPTPSPTPTATPSPVPTESPSPIPTISPSPSPTPTATPSPSPTL; encoded by the coding sequence ATGTGGTGTAGATGGAGCACAACGATCGCAGCTGTCACCTTCGGGGTAACAGCTGGCTTAGTTAGTTACGAAATGACTTCTGTTGCTCAGCAACGGTATTACTATACTCCAGGAGAATTTCGAGTTACGTTGCGAGGATTAGGATATGACATTCCAGAAGAGGGACCTTTAACTGATGAAGCTACTCGTAATGCAATTCGAGACTTTCAGCAAAGATATGGCTTACAAGCTGATGGTGTAGCAGGTCCACAGACACAGAGTACAGCGGCTGAGCTGATGAGAAATCTGCATGGAAGTTTAAACTTAGTTGTCAATCCTGTTCCTCCACTACCGCGAAACCAATTCTATACAACACTCACCGAATCAGCAGTCGAACAGTTCCAAGAGCAGGCTAACTTGGAAACAACTGGAACTGCCAATCTAGAAACTCGCATCAGACTCGACCAAGAAGCAAGAAGGATTCTCAGCGGCGAAGAACCAACACCAACAGCTACGCCATCCCCAACCCCATCCCCAACGGCATCTCCGTCTCCAACCCCAACACCAACAACTACCCCATCTCCAACACCGACACCAACGGAATCCCCAACACCATTCCCAACACCAACACCATCGCCAACCCCAACAGCTACCCCATCTCCAGTACCAACGGAATCTCCCTCACCTATACCGACAATTTCGCCCTCACCATCGCCAACTCCAACAGCTACACCATCTCCAAGCCCAACACTTTAA
- a CDS encoding NAD(P)-dependent oxidoreductase — MKVLVTGSEGMIGAVVMQVLQDDGNKVVGFDIVNSQDILKPDQLQIAIQGCDAVVHLAASLGFAEDTANDIMTVNLLGTWHVLTAAAKAKVKRVVFFSSVDALGVFKGERKPDYLPLDDNHLCYPATPYAISKRLSEEMCRFWRDSTGIPTICLRPPGVFDAATYDFIISNRNANPDFEWNPFWEYGAFLDVRDAAEAAKCALSCSFSGHVTLLLCADDISSASRTSREMAQSLHPDVEWRGGKEYDQQPYKALINTHRAKEVLNWIPRYKWRP; from the coding sequence ATGAAAGTATTGGTTACGGGAAGCGAGGGAATGATTGGAGCAGTCGTCATGCAAGTTTTACAGGATGACGGGAATAAAGTCGTTGGGTTTGACATCGTAAACAGCCAAGACATTCTCAAACCGGATCAACTTCAAATTGCTATTCAAGGATGCGACGCAGTTGTTCATTTAGCAGCATCGCTTGGTTTTGCAGAAGATACGGCGAATGACATTATGACTGTCAATCTTCTCGGCACATGGCATGTTCTCACAGCGGCGGCAAAAGCAAAAGTCAAACGTGTGGTGTTTTTCAGCAGCGTTGATGCGTTGGGCGTATTCAAAGGTGAAAGAAAGCCCGATTATTTGCCACTGGACGATAATCATTTGTGCTATCCAGCAACTCCTTACGCAATCTCTAAACGACTTAGTGAAGAAATGTGTCGGTTTTGGAGGGACAGCACTGGCATTCCAACTATTTGTCTCAGACCGCCTGGCGTTTTTGACGCAGCAACTTATGATTTCATTATTTCCAACCGGAACGCCAATCCTGATTTCGAGTGGAATCCGTTTTGGGAATATGGCGCATTTCTTGATGTGCGTGATGCAGCAGAAGCGGCAAAGTGCGCATTATCTTGTTCTTTTTCCGGTCATGTTACTTTGTTACTGTGTGCAGACGACATTTCTTCAGCCTCTCGCACCAGTCGTGAAATGGCTCAATCACTTCATCCTGATGTTGAATGGCGCGGCGGAAAGGAATACGATCAACAACCTTACAAGGCTTTGATAAATACTCATCGTGCCAAAGAAGTTTTAAATTGGATACCGCGCTACAAGTGGCGACCGTAA
- a CDS encoding malic enzyme-like NAD(P)-binding protein, with translation MVNLTPNSSFSLTLRLQIPNRVGMLASVTHAIANCGGNLGQIDLIEQTRHISIRDITVDAASTEHAETIVQAVKVLPDIKVMDVYDRTFNLHRGGKISITSKIALKSVSDLAMAYTPGVGRICTAIAQDPEQVYQLTIKQNTVAIVTDGSAVLGLGNLGPAAALPVMEGKAMLFKEFAGLDAFPICLTSQDTDTIVETVKQIAPVFGGVNLEDIAAPRCFEIESRLRQELDIPIFHDDQHGTAIVTLAALVNSLKLIDKSMNKIRIVINGAGAAGVAIARLLRKAGAETILMCDSKGVLSLQRADLTEQKREFAVEQSGSLADALKDADVFIGVSAPGVVTPEMVRSMAHDPIVFAMANPIPEIQPELVTNDVAVMATGRSDYPNQINNVLAFPGVFRGALDCRAATITTTMYLEAAYAIAELVSPAELHREHIIPSVFDRRVATAVANAVQRAARQEGIARS, from the coding sequence ATGGTAAACCTAACTCCAAATTCGAGCTTTAGTTTGACGCTGCGGTTGCAAATTCCCAATCGTGTGGGTATGTTGGCGAGTGTGACACACGCGATCGCTAACTGTGGTGGTAATCTCGGTCAAATTGATTTAATTGAACAAACTCGTCACATTTCTATCCGCGATATCACTGTTGATGCGGCAAGTACCGAACACGCCGAAACAATCGTCCAAGCCGTGAAAGTCTTACCAGATATCAAGGTAATGGATGTTTACGATCGCACATTCAACTTGCATCGTGGTGGTAAAATTAGTATTACAAGCAAAATTGCTTTAAAAAGTGTGTCCGACTTGGCAATGGCATACACGCCAGGAGTAGGACGTATTTGTACTGCGATCGCCCAAGATCCTGAACAAGTTTATCAATTAACAATTAAGCAAAATACTGTAGCCATTGTTACAGACGGTAGCGCGGTTTTAGGGCTAGGAAATCTAGGTCCAGCCGCAGCTTTACCAGTGATGGAAGGTAAAGCAATGCTGTTTAAAGAATTTGCCGGACTAGATGCGTTTCCGATTTGTTTGACAAGTCAAGACACCGATACGATTGTAGAAACAGTTAAACAGATTGCGCCTGTATTTGGGGGAGTTAATTTAGAAGATATTGCCGCACCGCGTTGTTTTGAAATTGAAAGTAGACTGCGCCAAGAATTAGATATTCCCATATTTCATGATGACCAGCATGGAACCGCAATTGTCACTTTAGCGGCGTTGGTAAATTCGCTGAAGTTAATAGACAAATCAATGAATAAAATCCGCATCGTGATTAACGGTGCAGGGGCGGCGGGAGTTGCGATCGCGCGATTATTGCGTAAAGCTGGAGCAGAAACCATCTTGATGTGTGACTCTAAAGGTGTTCTTTCTCTACAACGCGCTGATCTGACTGAACAAAAGCGCGAATTTGCTGTAGAACAAAGTGGTTCATTGGCTGATGCACTCAAAGATGCAGATGTTTTCATCGGTGTCAGTGCCCCAGGTGTCGTCACACCAGAAATGGTACGTTCAATGGCACACGATCCGATTGTGTTTGCAATGGCAAATCCTATTCCTGAAATTCAACCAGAATTAGTGACAAATGATGTCGCTGTAATGGCAACAGGACGAAGTGACTACCCCAATCAAATTAATAATGTTCTCGCTTTTCCTGGTGTATTTCGTGGTGCGTTAGATTGTCGAGCAGCAACAATTACAACCACAATGTACTTAGAAGCAGCGTATGCGATCGCAGAACTTGTATCACCCGCAGAACTTCACCGCGAACATATTATTCCTTCGGTGTTTGACCGACGAGTTGCAACAGCAGTAGCTAATGCCGTACAACGCGCCGCCCGTCAAGAAGGTATTGCGCGTAGCTAA
- a CDS encoding FAD-binding oxidoreductase, translated as MNIQSNQAALDELRKNFEGEIVVPNDPTYDEARTIFNAMIDKRPNVIAQCATVDDVVHAVQFGRNLGLEIAVRCGGHGVAGKALIDNGLVIDLRRMNGVSVDPDARTVAVAGGATMSHLDRATQPYGLATTGGRVSTTGIGGYTLGGGDGWLARKMGLACDNLLSVELVTAEGGVVYASEEKNPELFWALHGGGGNFGVVTSFTFRLHELPLVTAALLLWRSEAGSDVLRAYREFMTSAPNEVGGGALYVTGPTEDFVPKHLVGRLMFVILIVYAGVETEAREITAPLFALGHEGEFIGEMPYAELQCMLDDPPGYRNYWSAEYLDAFPDDAVDRFCDRANDMIVPSPSQQVLIPQGGMIARGLSDYPIPWRQAPWCVHPFGLWENPADDERGRQWVHDIRADFNPWASGAVYLNFIGDEGRDRVVAGFGLENYQKLAKVKAQYDPDNIFHLNHNIKPM; from the coding sequence ATGAATATTCAGAGCAATCAAGCCGCCCTCGATGAGCTTCGTAAGAATTTTGAGGGGGAGATAGTTGTTCCTAATGACCCTACCTACGATGAGGCTCGGACGATCTTCAACGCAATGATTGATAAGCGTCCCAACGTGATTGCACAATGCGCCACTGTAGATGATGTTGTGCATGCAGTGCAGTTTGGACGTAACCTCGGTCTTGAAATTGCAGTCCGCTGTGGCGGGCACGGTGTTGCTGGCAAAGCGCTCATAGACAACGGTCTGGTGATCGACCTACGACGGATGAATGGTGTATCTGTAGATCCAGATGCCCGCACGGTTGCGGTTGCTGGAGGTGCTACTATGAGCCATCTTGATCGTGCTACACAACCGTACGGTCTCGCTACTACTGGAGGTCGAGTATCGACTACTGGGATTGGTGGATACACCTTAGGAGGTGGTGACGGCTGGCTTGCTCGTAAAATGGGTCTTGCCTGCGATAATCTCCTATCTGTGGAGCTAGTAACGGCTGAAGGTGGTGTGGTCTATGCCAGCGAGGAAAAGAACCCTGAGCTGTTTTGGGCACTGCATGGTGGGGGCGGTAACTTTGGGGTAGTCACCTCATTTACCTTTCGCTTGCATGAACTGCCACTGGTGACAGCAGCACTGCTACTGTGGCGTTCCGAGGCAGGATCTGACGTTCTGCGTGCTTACCGTGAGTTTATGACATCAGCACCGAATGAGGTTGGTGGTGGTGCGCTGTACGTGACTGGACCAACTGAGGATTTTGTACCCAAGCATCTCGTTGGCAGGCTAATGTTTGTGATACTCATAGTTTACGCCGGAGTAGAAACTGAGGCACGCGAAATTACTGCGCCGCTGTTTGCTCTGGGACATGAGGGAGAATTCATTGGAGAGATGCCGTATGCCGAACTGCAGTGCATGCTAGATGACCCACCAGGCTACCGGAACTACTGGTCAGCTGAGTATTTAGACGCTTTTCCAGATGACGCTGTTGATCGCTTCTGCGATCGAGCAAATGACATGATTGTGCCTTCTCCATCCCAGCAAGTCCTTATTCCGCAGGGTGGTATGATTGCACGTGGACTGTCTGACTATCCGATTCCGTGGCGGCAGGCTCCTTGGTGCGTTCATCCTTTTGGCCTCTGGGAAAACCCTGCTGATGACGAACGCGGTAGGCAATGGGTTCATGATATCCGCGCTGATTTCAACCCGTGGGCGAGTGGCGCTGTGTACCTCAATTTCATTGGGGACGAGGGTAGAGACCGCGTCGTAGCGGGCTTTGGACTGGAGAACTATCAGAAACTTGCCAAAGTAAAAGCTCAGTACGATCCTGACAATATCTTCCACTTGAATCACAATATTAAACCCATGTAG
- a CDS encoding HIT family protein: MKQQNKFSHLTAIERTHLSFPAKFLLNNNLLKGKILDFGCGFGNDVKLLRQKSFDITGYDPYYFPHYPQNKFDTILCFYVLNVLFPEEQANILMEVSHLLKPGGKAYYSVRRDLKKEGFREHYVHKQQTYQCIVKLPFQSVNLDDYCEIYEYSHYNDQRKTASNCLFCNPPRKLSLLTESATAYAIFDGYPASKGHALVIPKRHVSNYFQLPFKEQAACWLMVNKVQEILSKEFTPDGFNVGININREAGQNMMHTSIHIIPRYKGDTVNSKGGMRYVVPSKR; this comes from the coding sequence ATGAAGCAACAAAACAAATTTAGCCATCTTACAGCCATAGAAAGAACTCATCTATCATTTCCTGCTAAGTTTTTATTAAACAATAATTTACTCAAAGGTAAAATTTTAGATTTTGGTTGTGGTTTTGGTAATGATGTTAAGCTATTGCGACAAAAGAGTTTTGATATTACAGGCTACGATCCTTATTATTTTCCACATTACCCTCAAAACAAATTTGATACAATCCTTTGTTTTTATGTCTTAAATGTTTTGTTTCCTGAAGAACAAGCAAACATTCTTATGGAAGTTTCCCACTTATTAAAACCAGGGGGAAAAGCTTATTATTCTGTTAGAAGAGATCTAAAAAAGGAAGGCTTTCGAGAACATTATGTTCATAAGCAACAAACATATCAATGCATTGTCAAACTTCCCTTCCAATCAGTTAATCTAGATGATTATTGTGAAATATACGAATACTCGCATTATAACGATCAAAGAAAAACAGCTAGCAATTGCTTATTTTGCAATCCACCCAGAAAGCTTAGCTTGCTTACTGAATCCGCAACAGCTTATGCTATATTCGACGGCTATCCTGCAAGCAAAGGTCATGCTTTAGTTATTCCCAAACGCCATGTCAGTAACTACTTTCAGCTACCATTTAAAGAACAAGCAGCTTGCTGGCTAATGGTAAATAAAGTGCAAGAAATACTTAGCAAAGAATTTACTCCTGACGGTTTTAATGTAGGCATCAATATTAATCGAGAAGCAGGGCAAAATATGATGCATACCAGTATTCATATCATTCCCCGCTATAAAGGAGATACAGTTAACAGTAAGGGTGGAATGCGGTATGTTGTTCCTAGTAAGCGGTGA
- the purM gene encoding phosphoribosylformylglycinamidine cyclo-ligase, whose translation MDYRAAGVDVEAGRAFVNQIRNLVQSTHRPEVIGGFGGFSGCFALPGGFKEPVLVSGTDGVGTKLKLAFILNHHHTVGIDLVAMCVNDVLTVGAEPLFFLDYVATGKLNQAQLVQVVAGISRGCQIAGCALLGGETAEMPGFYQTGEYDLAGFCVGIVEKSQMLNGSQVQVRDVAIGLASDGVHSNGFSLVRKIVDECGYTWSDRPATLDGKTLGEIFLTPTRIYVKPVLEALKAGLEIHGMAHITGGGLPENLPRCLGENQSIQIDSNSWVIPPVFQWLAAAGSVNSTAMFNTFNMGIGFVVLVPPTQVDRAIAWFNSHDIKADAIGQVISGAGQLEGLPV comes from the coding sequence ATGGATTATCGTGCAGCAGGTGTGGATGTAGAGGCTGGTAGAGCCTTCGTTAACCAAATCCGCAATCTCGTGCAAAGCACCCATCGTCCCGAAGTGATAGGGGGTTTTGGTGGCTTTAGTGGCTGTTTTGCCTTGCCAGGAGGTTTTAAAGAACCAGTCTTAGTTTCTGGTACTGACGGTGTAGGTACGAAGCTAAAGTTGGCTTTTATACTTAATCATCACCACACAGTCGGAATTGATTTAGTTGCCATGTGCGTTAATGATGTTCTTACTGTGGGTGCAGAACCGTTGTTTTTTCTAGATTACGTAGCCACAGGAAAGTTAAATCAAGCACAATTAGTGCAAGTAGTTGCAGGAATTAGTCGTGGATGTCAAATCGCAGGTTGTGCATTGCTAGGAGGTGAAACCGCAGAAATGCCAGGTTTTTATCAAACTGGTGAGTACGATCTAGCAGGATTCTGTGTCGGAATTGTAGAAAAAAGCCAAATGCTCAACGGTTCTCAAGTGCAAGTGAGAGATGTGGCAATTGGTTTAGCAAGTGATGGTGTTCACAGCAATGGTTTTAGTTTAGTGCGCAAGATTGTGGATGAGTGCGGGTATACTTGGAGCGATCGCCCAGCCACTCTTGACGGTAAAACTTTAGGCGAAATTTTCTTAACTCCTACGCGAATTTACGTAAAACCTGTACTCGAAGCACTCAAAGCTGGATTAGAAATTCACGGAATGGCACATATTACTGGTGGTGGTTTACCAGAAAATCTGCCGCGTTGCTTAGGTGAGAATCAATCAATCCAAATCGATTCCAATAGCTGGGTCATTCCACCAGTCTTTCAATGGCTAGCCGCAGCAGGATCAGTAAATTCCACAGCAATGTTTAATACTTTTAATATGGGTATTGGCTTTGTTGTGCTAGTACCACCCACTCAAGTCGATCGAGCGATCGCTTGGTTTAACTCACATGATATAAAGGCAGATGCGATCGGTCAGGTGATTTCTGGTGCAGGTCAGCTTGAAGGATTACCAGTGTAA
- a CDS encoding septal ring lytic transglycosylase RlpA family protein, which produces MNKKLLWTTAALLATAIGIPPSYAESTSTIEPSAVNESATPISTPRATNAVKVGEYQSPTRQSNSVVARIQPHQLAERQAATIYVKNIPVLTFLDSDVVSSANANPRIKIATNANQADLSKADTPEADSAVRRATKVAAKINQLHLNGVDASKITAKWKANAAPDQGDRYAINLNNEELVEINSLTRLPDQTHDLSEDALQATNRLRRLLGNAPPLQEVADKPVPKPVAVAPQTSVSKQTKQNAGAILSGIASWYGPGFHGNRSASGERFNQNAMTAAHRSLPFGTKVRVTNKRNGRSVIVRINDRGPFTGGRIIDLSAAAARVLGVLNSGTAPVQVEVLGK; this is translated from the coding sequence ATGAATAAAAAACTTTTGTGGACTACTGCCGCCTTACTAGCTACTGCTATAGGCATTCCTCCCAGCTACGCGGAATCAACATCAACCATTGAACCGTCAGCGGTGAACGAATCGGCAACTCCCATATCAACACCAAGGGCTACTAATGCCGTAAAAGTGGGTGAGTATCAGTCCCCAACAAGACAATCAAACTCGGTAGTTGCTCGGATTCAGCCGCATCAACTAGCAGAACGTCAAGCAGCAACAATCTACGTTAAAAATATTCCCGTTTTAACTTTTCTTGATAGCGATGTGGTAAGTAGCGCCAACGCTAACCCACGGATAAAAATTGCAACAAATGCAAACCAAGCAGATTTGAGTAAAGCTGACACACCAGAAGCTGACAGTGCTGTGCGGCGGGCAACCAAAGTTGCAGCAAAAATTAATCAACTACATTTGAACGGCGTAGACGCTAGCAAGATTACAGCCAAATGGAAAGCAAATGCAGCACCAGATCAAGGCGATCGCTATGCCATAAATCTCAATAACGAAGAACTCGTTGAGATTAATTCTCTAACTCGACTTCCCGATCAAACACACGATTTGAGTGAAGATGCCTTACAAGCAACAAATCGCTTGCGGAGATTACTCGGTAACGCACCTCCACTGCAAGAAGTTGCCGATAAACCTGTACCAAAGCCAGTCGCTGTTGCACCACAAACAAGCGTGTCAAAGCAAACTAAGCAGAATGCAGGAGCAATCCTCAGTGGCATAGCTTCTTGGTATGGTCCTGGCTTTCATGGCAATCGCAGTGCCAGTGGTGAAAGGTTCAATCAAAATGCCATGACAGCTGCCCATCGTAGTTTGCCTTTTGGTACAAAAGTGCGAGTCACGAATAAAAGAAATGGTCGGTCTGTGATTGTCCGCATTAACGATCGCGGTCCGTTCACTGGAGGGAGAATTATTGATCTTTCTGCTGCTGCAGCGCGTGTTTTAGGAGTACTCAACTCAGGTACTGCACCTGTGCAGGTAGAGGTACTCGGTAAGTAA
- a CDS encoding bifunctional pantoate--beta-alanine ligase/(d)CMP kinase — protein MRLFTTTAALRCYLDCRLANNHLTPEELKGRCSSSQSVGLVPTMGALHAGHLSLIERARQENETVVVSIFVNPLQFGPNEDYQSYPRTLERDRQLCAEVGVDVLFVPTPEEMGIEKPSITQVIPPIEMTSVLCGRSRLGHFQGVATIVIKLLNVVQPDRAYFGQKDGQQLAIVRRVVNDLNIPVEIIGCPIVREASGLAMSSRNQYLTPTQRQEAEVLYCSLQQAKQAFDKGEYFSELLIETVKKEVATASAVTLEYVELVHPLTLMPLEKVEESGMLAIAAQVGAARLIDNVILQNRQPIIAIDGPAGAGKSTVARQVAANLGLLYLDSGAMYRALTWLVLQLGISFEDRCAIAELASCSQIQLMPEVDPESPQRVWINEQEVTQAIRTIEVTSQVSAIAAQPAVRKALVQKQQAFGKQGGLVAEGRDIGTQVFPDADLKIFLTASVQERAKRRQQDFEQGQQNISLTQLEKDIAERDRKDSTREVSPLQKAADAIEIQTDGKKVAEVIAEIISHYHQRLSRQ, from the coding sequence GTGCGCCTGTTTACAACAACTGCGGCATTACGTTGTTACCTAGATTGCCGCTTGGCAAATAACCATCTGACGCCAGAGGAACTCAAGGGTAGATGTTCTTCATCCCAATCAGTTGGTTTGGTTCCTACAATGGGAGCCTTGCACGCAGGTCATTTGAGTCTAATTGAGCGAGCAAGACAAGAAAATGAGACAGTCGTTGTCAGCATTTTTGTTAACCCACTGCAATTTGGACCAAATGAAGATTATCAAAGTTACCCTCGCACACTTGAGCGCGATCGCCAGTTGTGTGCGGAAGTAGGAGTAGATGTCTTATTTGTTCCTACTCCAGAAGAAATGGGAATAGAGAAGCCCTCAATCACTCAAGTGATACCCCCAATAGAAATGACCTCAGTTTTGTGTGGGCGATCGCGTCTTGGTCATTTTCAAGGTGTCGCCACAATTGTCATTAAACTACTGAATGTTGTACAACCCGATCGCGCCTACTTTGGGCAAAAAGACGGTCAGCAACTCGCTATTGTGCGCCGAGTAGTTAACGATTTAAATATTCCAGTTGAAATTATTGGTTGTCCGATTGTCCGCGAAGCGTCTGGGCTAGCGATGAGTTCTCGCAATCAATATTTAACACCTACTCAAAGGCAAGAAGCTGAGGTTTTGTATTGTAGTTTACAACAAGCAAAGCAAGCTTTTGATAAAGGTGAGTACTTTAGCGAACTATTAATTGAAACTGTAAAAAAAGAAGTTGCAACCGCGAGTGCTGTTACCCTGGAATATGTTGAATTAGTGCATCCGCTGACATTGATGCCGTTGGAGAAAGTAGAGGAATCAGGAATGCTAGCGATCGCAGCGCAAGTTGGTGCAGCGCGGTTAATTGATAATGTGATTTTGCAAAATCGTCAGCCCATCATTGCGATTGATGGTCCAGCAGGTGCAGGTAAATCTACAGTGGCACGTCAAGTTGCCGCTAACTTGGGGCTATTGTATCTCGATAGCGGTGCAATGTATCGTGCCTTGACTTGGTTGGTGCTACAGTTAGGAATCTCTTTTGAAGATCGCTGTGCGATCGCTGAGTTAGCAAGTTGCAGTCAAATTCAGCTTATGCCCGAAGTTGATCCCGAATCACCACAGCGTGTTTGGATTAACGAACAAGAAGTGACTCAAGCAATTCGCACGATCGAGGTGACATCTCAAGTATCGGCGATCGCTGCACAGCCTGCAGTGCGTAAAGCATTAGTACAAAAACAACAAGCCTTTGGTAAACAAGGAGGTTTGGTTGCTGAAGGACGTGATATTGGGACTCAAGTTTTTCCTGATGCAGATCTTAAAATATTCTTAACTGCTTCGGTACAAGAGCGAGCCAAACGGCGCCAACAAGACTTTGAACAAGGTCAACAGAACATCAGCTTGACACAACTTGAAAAAGATATTGCCGAACGCGATAGAAAAGACAGTACGCGTGAAGTTTCTCCTCTGCAAAAAGCCGCAGATGCAATAGAGATCCAAACTGATGGTAAAAAGGTTGCAGAGGTGATCGCCGAAATTATTAGTCACTACCATCAACGATTATCGCGACAGTAA
- a CDS encoding superoxide dismutase produces the protein MAFELSSLPYNYDALEPYIDAQTMQLHHDMHHQTYVNNLNAAIEKHAELQSKSLEDLVRELNSIPDDVRSAVRNSGGGHVNHTMFWEIMGPNAGGEPTGAVGEAIKDTFGDFETFKQRFNDAGTKQFGSGWVWLVRSPDGKLEVMSTPNQDSPITQGYFPIMGNDVWEHAYYLKYQNRRAEYLKQWWNVVNWDEINKRFEMSTR, from the coding sequence ATGGCATTTGAACTTTCATCCTTACCATACAATTACGACGCGTTAGAGCCATATATTGACGCTCAAACGATGCAGTTGCACCATGATATGCACCATCAAACTTATGTCAATAACCTCAACGCTGCAATAGAAAAACACGCAGAACTTCAAAGTAAAAGCTTAGAAGATCTCGTTCGCGAACTCAACAGCATTCCAGATGACGTGCGCAGTGCAGTACGCAATAGTGGTGGCGGTCATGTAAACCACACAATGTTCTGGGAAATCATGGGACCAAATGCTGGTGGCGAGCCTACTGGTGCAGTTGGAGAAGCTATTAAAGACACCTTTGGTGATTTTGAAACTTTCAAACAACGGTTCAATGATGCTGGAACCAAGCAATTTGGCAGCGGTTGGGTATGGCTCGTTCGTAGCCCTGACGGTAAGTTAGAAGTGATGAGTACTCCTAATCAAGACAGCCCGATTACTCAAGGTTACTTCCCCATTATGGGAAATGATGTTTGGGAACACGCTTACTATCTCAAATACCAAAACCGCCGTGCTGAATATCTCAAGCAGTGGTGGAACGTCGTTAACTGGGATGAAATCAATAAGCGATTTGAGATGTCAACTCGCTAG